In Leptolyngbya sp. O-77, the genomic window GCGCTATCACCCGCCGTCATTACAATTGGTGAAGTTGTCGCCCTCCGCCCCTATCTTGCTCCCCCGTCCTTAGCCCAAAATGGAGTTAGCTCAATTCCCTCGTCACCTGCAACCGCGCCCGTGTCCGACTCCACCTTGCAGATACATTCTCCAGCAGATCAGCCCATGCCGCTGCCCCTCTCCGGCAAAACAGTGATAGTAACCCGCGCCGCAGGACAATCTAGCTCCTTTACACAACTCCTGCAAGCCCAGGGCGCAACCGTGCTAGAAATGCCGACTCTGGAGATCGGCCCGCCCTCAAGCTGGGATGCCCTCGATGGGGCGATCGCCCATCTGCCCAAGTTCCACTGGCTGATCTTGACCTCAACAAACGGGGTCGATGCCTTCTTTCAGCGCCTGTTTGCCCAAAATCAGGACTCCCGCTCCCTAAACGGAATCAAAATCGCTGTGGTCGGACAAAAAACAGCCGCCCAGCTCCAGCACTATGGCATTCAGCCCGACTTTATCCCGCCTGACTTTGTGGCCGATGCCCTAGTCGAGCATTTTCCCGAACCTCTGCAAGGGTTAAACATTCTCTTCCCCAGAGTCGAAACGGGCGGTCGAGACGTTCTCGTTCAGGCTTTTACCCACAGCGGCGCAGCAGTCGTCGAAGTCCCTGCTTACGAATCAGGCTGCGCGAAAGCCATCGCGGCAGAAGTACAACACGCCTTTCAAAACCAAAACGTCGATATCATTACGTTTGCAAGCTCGAAAACAGTACACTGCTTCAAGCAACTTTTCACCGCTTTTTGTCAAACTCTAGACACTAATCCCAGCTTACTGTCAAGCTCCATCTGCTTGGCATCGATCGGTCCCCAAACCTCACAAGCCTGCCAAGCCGCATTTGGACGAGTGGACATAGAGGCAGAAGAGTATACTTTGGAGGGATTGACGCAAGCATTAGTCAAATGGGCAAAGAGTTCCTAAACAAGCAGGGTGACTCTATGAGCGATCGCAGCTATAGTTCTACCCGGAGTGCGCCACCCCGCACAATTGGACTCACTGGCGGCGTTGGGATGGGAAAAACCACAATTTCAAACTATTTGGCAGCAGTCCAACAGCTTCCCGTACTAGATGCCGATGTATATGCACGAGAAGCAGTTGAACCTGGGCGTTCTGTCCTTTATGAAATTGTGGAACGCTACGGGCCAAGTATTCTCATGCCCAATGGACGACTCGATCGCGCCCGACTTGGAGAGATCATTTTTAATAGCCCACCAGAGCGCCTCTGGATCGAGCAGCGCATCCATCCTTACGTGCGCGATCGTATCACCGCAGAGCTACAGGAATTGGCACGGCGGCGAGAGGCGATCGCAGTCGTCGTCGTGCCACTCCTATTCGAAGCCCGCATGACAGATCTAGTCAACGAAATCTGGGTCGTCAACTGCTCTCGCGAACAACAAATTGAACGTCTTATGCAGCGAAACGTAGAAGGCTCCGGCAACGGTCGCCTCAGCCTAGAACAAATCCACGCTCGCATCGACAGCCAAATGCCAATCAGTCAGAAAATTAGCCACGCTAACGTCATCATTCAAAACACCTCAACCCTAGACGATCTGTTCAAACAGATCGACTGGGCACTTCAACACACATCAGAATCGTCAGCATCTTGACGCTAGACAGCAGATAGTGATTCTGATGCATCACTATCACTCCCATCACGCACAATATCCAAATCAATATCCAGCACTGTCATCGACAGCCCAGCCTTCGGAACATTACCGTTGCTTGAAATGTAAGGATTAGGTTCCAAATTTCCCGTGCAAATAATTAAAGATCCCTTCTTCAAATACGGGAGCTTGCGCCAGGCCGCAGACTTCTCCCAAATACTTAACGACACCGTAAAAGACTCATCGCGATTTCGAGGGCTACGAACGTAAAGCGTTGCCTCAGCAACCTGAGCCTTCTCTCCATTCCGCAAATCAACCGTTTTCATCTGAGCATCAGCGCCCAAATTACCACTCACGATCCATTTGTTCAAACCAGCACTTGCCATAACAATGCACCCTGAGAGCGAAAAGCATTGACAAGACTATTATTCCCCTCAAAGTGAAAGACATAACAAGCAGCTTTAAAAAGCAGCACCCCCTATTGTCTTATAAAACAACAGAGGGGCTGATAATCGCCCTGGCACCGAGCTATTTTTGCAGGCAGCTACCCACCAACTATCTTCGCCGCAGATGCGTTTCACAACTCAGTTCGGGATGGATGAGCGTGGTTCCACACCGCCATAGGCACCAGGAAACTCATTGGGATATCTAACTCCAACTTTAGGAGTCAAAACCCAGAAGGCTGCATAGAAAATCATCCAGACATCAAATCATACAAAATACGAAAACGAGGTCAAGCCCTCGGTCTGTTAGTACTCCTCGACTTCATACATCACTGCACTTCCATCTAGAGCCTATCAACCCGTGTTCTGCGGGTGACCTTACTGGCTTATGCCATGAGAGTACTCATCTTGAGGTGGGCTTCCCACTTAGATGCTTTCAGCGGTTATCCACTCCGCACTTGGCTACCCTGCGTCTACCGTTGGCACGATAACAGGTACACCAGCGGTGCGTTCTTCCCGGTCCTCTCGTACTAAGGAAGAATCCTCTCAATACTCTTACGCCTGCACCGGATATGGACCGAACTGTCTCACGACGTTCTGAACCCAGCTCACGTACCGCTTTAATGGGCGAACAGCCCAACCCTTGGGACGTACTACCGCCCCAGGTTGCGATGAGCCGACATCGAGGTGCCAAACCTCCCCGTCGATGTGAACTCTTGGGGGAGATCAGCCTGTTATCCCTAGAGTAACTTTTATCCGTTGAGCGACGGCCCTTCCACTCAGCGCCGTCGGATCACTAAGGCCGTGTTTCCACCCTGCTCGAGTTGTAGCTCTTGCAGTCAAGCTCTCTTCTGCCTTTACACTCTACGGCTGATTTCCAACCAGCCTGAGAGAACCTTTGCGCGCCTCCGTTACCTTTTAGGAGGCGACCGCCCCAGTCAAACTGCCCACCTGATACGGTCCTAAAGCCGGGTAACGGCATTCAGTTAGAATTCTAGCTCTGACAGAGTGGTATCTCACCGTTGACTCAGCAACCCCCACAAGGATTGCTTCACAGTCTCCCACCTATCCTGCGCAGTCAAAGCCCGAACCCAATACCAGGCTACAGTAAAGCTTCATAGGGTCTTTCTGTCCAGGTGCAGGTAGTCCGTATCTTCACAGACAATCCTATTTCGCCGAGCCTCTCTCCGAGACAGCTCCCAGATCGTTACGCCTTTCGTGCGGGTCGGAACTTACCCGACAAGGAATTTCGCTACCTTAGGACCGTTATAGTTACGGCCGCCGTTCACCGGGGCTTCGGTCGCCAGCTTCGCTCTTCGCTGACCGACTTCCTTAACCTTCCGGCACTGGGCAGGCGTCAGCCCCCATACATCGTCTTGCGACTTAGCGGAGACCTGTGTTTTTGGTAAACAGTCGCCTGGGACTCTTCACTGCGACCACCTCTCGGTGGCACCCCTTCTTCCGAAGTTACGGGGCCATTTTGCCGAGTTCCTTAGAGAGAGTTATCTCGCGCCCCTGAGTATTCTCAACCATCCCACCTGTGTCGGTTTAGGGTACGGGCAATAGGCAGTTAACGTGTTTAGAGCTTTTCTTGGAAGCCTGACATCACACACTTCGGGGACGTATCCCCTCGTACTCACGCCTCAGCTCGGAACGTTTTCGCCGCTCCTCATCGCCTCGGACGCTTGAACCAGTAACCAACCTCTGGCTGTGTTAGCCTTCTCCGTCCCTCTGCACAACTGCATATCGGTACAGGAATATTAACCTGTTGTCCATCGACTACGTCCTTCGACCTCGCCTTAGGACCCGACTAACCCTCCGCGGACGAGCCTTCCGGAGGAAACCTTGGGATTTCGGGGCATTGGATTCTCACCAATGTTTGCGCTACTCAAGCCGACATTCTCACTTCTGCTTCGTCCACACCTGCTTCCGCTGATGCTTCTAACTACTACAGAACGCTCCCCTACCGATACATCGATAGATATATCCCACAGCTTCGGTTGACCACTTAGCCCCGATCATTTTCCGCGCAGGGCCACTCGACCAGTGAGCTATTACGCACTCTTTAAAGGATGGCTGCTTCTAAGCCAACCTCCTGGCTGTCTATGCCTTCCCACATCGTTTTCCACTTAGCGATCATTTGGGGACCTTAGCTGCCGGTCTGGGTTGTTTCCCTCTCCACGACGGACGTTCGCACCCGCCGTCTCACTGGCAGAGTGTACACGGGGTATTCAGAGTTTGACTCGATTTGGTACCGCTCTCGCAGCCCGCACCGAATCAGTGCTTTACCCCCCGCTATAATCTCTACCGCTGCGCCTAAATAGCTTTCGAGGAGAACCAGCTATCTCCGGGTTCGATTAGCTTTTCACTCCTAGCCTCAACTCATCCCCTACCTTTGCAACGGGAGTGGGTTCGGGCCTCCAGTCCGTGTTACCCGACCTTCACCCTGGCCATGGCTAGATCACCCGGTTTCGGGTCTATAAACACTGACTTTCGCCCTTATCAGACTCGCTTTCGCTTTGGCTTCGCCATTCTCGGCTTAACCTGCCAGTGCCTATAAGTCGCCGGCTCATTCTTCAACAGGCACACCGTCACCCGTTTAATCGGGCTTCGATTGCTTGTAGGCTGACGGTTTCATGTTCTATTTCACTCCCCTCCCGGGGTTCTTTTCACCTTTCCCTCGCGGTACTGGTTCACTATCGGTCACACAGGAGTATTTAGCCTTTCGAGGTGGTCCTCGATGATTCAACCGGAATTCCACGTGCTCCGGCCTACTCGGGATTCAGCTAGTATCTTTAAGCTTTCGACTACAGGACTTTCACCTTCTCTGGTGCAGTATTCAGCTGCTTCGTCTAGCCGCTAGAGTCCATATCGCTGTCCCACAACCCCAGGAGTTAAAACCCCTGGTTTAGGCTCTTCCCGCTTCGCTCGCCGCTACTAAGGGAATCGAGTTTTCTTTCTCTTCCTCCAGCTACTAAGATGTTTCAATTCGCTGGGTTCGCTCTTTCCACCCTATGGATTCAGGTGGTAGTACTGGGGGTTGCCCCATTCGGAAACCCACGGATCAATGCTTGCTTCCAGCTCCCCGTGGCTTATCGCAGGTAACCGCGTCCTTCTTCGCCTCTGTGTGCCTAGGTATCCACCATCAGCCCTTTGTAGCTTGACCACTTTTTCGCTTTTGTCTTGCTTACATTGGTGTCTGTGATAGTGACAGCTTCAATCGACGGCAGGCTGTCGCTCTTCCGCCAACTTTCGCTGTCTGCTACCTGACAATTTTCTATGCAGTTTTCAAGGTTCTGGCTGGTCTAACCCAGCAGGCTCTCTTGATTCAGATTTGACCTCTCGGTTCCTATCTAAACAAAAGACGTTGCTGAATTATCGCAAGTTGAAGAAGTTGGAGCTTACTCAGTGGAGGTTAGCGGACTCGAACCGCTGACATCCTGCTTGCAAAGCAGGCGCTCTACCAACTGAGCTAAACCCCCAGGCGAAAATCAAAAAAATGAAGAACGAAGAAAGAAGACCAAATAATGAAAAACAAAAACAAAAGTTGCTGAAACCTAGTGAAACCTAAACGATTCTCAAGGCTCTAAGCAAAACTCAAAGACCCGTTACAGAACAGACTTCGTTACAGAAAAGTCTTCGTAAACTTCGTTACAGAGGCTTTACCTGCTCCTGTCCTTTTTACCTCTTCATTCTTCGCTTTTCCCTTTTTCAAAGGTGGGCCATCCTGGACTCGAACCAGGGACCTCACCCTTATCAGGGGTGCGCTCTAACCACCTGAGCTAATAGCCCATAAACCGAACCCAAATAGTTTGGAAGCCCATCTGTAATCCGAACGACCTTGGGATGACCGACTCTGAATCTATTTGCACTGTGCGTTCGACTCTAGAGTGGGTAGGTCTCCCTAAAAGGAGGTGATCCAGCCACACCTTCCGGTACGGCTACCTTGTTACGACTTCACCCCAGTCATCAGCCCTGCCTTCGGCGTAGCCTCCTGGGGTTAGCTTCCCGACTTCAGGCGTAACCAACTCCCATGACGTGACGGGCGGTGTGTACAAGGCCCGGGAACGTATTCACCGCAGCAATGCTGATCTGCGATTACTAGCGATTCCGACTTCATGGAGTCGAGTTGCAGACTCCAATCTGAACTGAGGCTCGGCTTTCTGGGATTGGCTCCGCTTCTCAGCTTCGCTGCCCATTGTACGAACCATTGTAGCGTGTGTGTAGCCCCGGATATAAAGGCCATGCTGACTTGACGTCATCCCCACCTTCCTCCGGTTTGTCACCGGCAGTCTCCCTAGAGTTCCCACCCGAAGTGCTGGCAACTAGGGACAAGGGTTGCGCTCGTTGCGGGACTTAACCCAACATCTCACGACACGAGCTGACGACAGCCATGCAGCACCTGTGTTCGGGCTCCCGAAGGCACCCCCGCCTTTCAGCAGGGTTCCCGACATGTCAAGGCCTGGTAAGGTTCTGCGCGTTGCTTCGAATTAAACCACATGCTCCACCGCTTGTGCGGGCCCCCGTCAATTCCTTTGAGTTTCAACCTTGCGACCGTACTCCCCAGGCGGTGCACTTAACGCGTTAGCTAGCGCACTCGGGTCGATACGGGCAACACCTAGTCTCCATCGTTTAGGGCGTGGACTACCAGGGTATCTAATCCTGTTTGCTCCCCACGCTTTCGCGCCTCAGCGTCAGTACTGGTCCAGGTGGCCGCCTTCGCCACTGGTGTTCCTCCCGATATCTACGCATTTCACCGCTACACCGGGAATTCCGCCACCCTCTACCGTACTCCAGCCACCCAGTATCCACTGCGATTCCCAGGTTGAGCCCAGGGCTTTCACAACGGACTTAGGCAACCGCCTACGCGCCCTTTACGCCCAGTAATTCCGATTAACGCTTGCACCCTTCGTATTACCGCGGCTGCTGGCACGGAGTTAGCCGGTGCTGATTCCTCGGGTACCGTCAGAGCTTCTTCCCGACAAAAGGGCTTTACAACCCGAAGGCCTTCTTCACCCACGCGGCATTGCTGGATCAGGCTTGCGCCCATTGTCCAATATTCCCCACTGCTGCCTCCCGTAGGAGTCTGGGCCGTGTCTCAGTCCCAGTGTGGCTGATCATCCTCTCAGACCAGCTACTGATCGTCGCCTTGGTAGGCTCTTACCCCACCAACTAGCTAATCAGACGCGAGCTCATCCTCAGGCCATAAATGTTTCACCTCTCGGCACATCGGGTATTAGCAGCCGTTTCCAGCTGTTGTCCCCGTCCTAAGGGCAGATTCTCACGCGTTACTCACCCGCCGCCACTAGGTGCCGAAGCACCCCGTTCGACTTGCATGTGTTAAGCAGACCGCCAGCGTTCATCCTGAGCCAGGATCAAACTCTCCATGTTGTTGAGTTGAATGGCTCCAGAACTCTCGTTCCGGACTCATTAGCTTAAGTACTCAAAAGCCTAGGCTCTATAGCCCAAACTCTATCGATGTACTCAAGTTCTGAGATTTTGTGTTTCGTTAAATCTAGGTCAGTCTCTCTCTAAAAGGCTTTGGCTCTCTAAAAAGCTCACGCCTCCTAAGAAATTAACTTCCTAGCAATTGCATTAACGGGTCACAGATGTTATTCTGGCTTCCAAACTATTATCTTTTCTAGGTTCGGGCGGCGAGACTTTAGCCTTGCTTCGCTTTCACTCCGCTTCGGCTGTCCTCCCGACCGCTTTACTAATGTAGCCCCTTCTCCCTATAACTGTCAACTACTTTTTCTAAAAAATCTCCTAGAACTTGAAACCTCTGCTGGATAAGGGGTTGAGGAGCTTAGTAAGGGGCGATCGCCCATTGAACCTTTTTTCTTTCTCAGACATTCTTTAGCTACCACATATCCTTCTTTCCCCGTAAGCGAGCAAAGCTTTGCACGGGGTCTGATGTGTTCATGGCTGCCTGGAGTGCGGGTGTATCCCATCGCAGAAAGGGGTTGGTTTGTTTTTCGACTGCTAAGAGTGATGGCACTGTGGGCTGTTGAAGCTGTCGCTGGCGGAGTGTTTCCTGGTAGCGCAGTTCTAGAGCCTGATTTTCGGGATCGACCGAGAGCGCAAACTGAAGATTCTTCAGCGTGTATTCATGAGCGCACCAGATGTTTGTGTTGTCTGGCAAGGCACGCAGTTTGGACAGCGAGTGAACCATTTGAGTGGGGGTGCCTTCAAATAAGCGTCCGCAGCCGCCTGCGAACAGGGTATCTCCGCAGAACAGGTCGCCTGGCTGCTCTGAGCTAGCGGGTGGAAAGTAGTAGGCAATATGGGCGCGGGTGTGGCCGGGGACAAAGAGGATGTTGGCTGGGCGATCGCCCAACACAATGCGATCGCCCTCCTTCAAAAATTCCTGCTGTCCTGGAATCCGTTCCCGATCTTCTGCGCCACCGTAGACCACTGCATCGGGAAACCGCTGCAACAGTGCCAGGTTGCCCCCGACATGATCTCGGTGGTGATGCGTATTCAAAATTGCCACAAGCTGAGCATCCAGGCTGAGCAAACAGTTCAAGACTGGCTCTGCTTCCGCAGGATCGACAACGGCCGCTTGATGCGTATCAGGGAAATACAACACAAAGATGTAATTGTCCGACAGGGCCGGAAGACGATGGATTTGCATGGGGAATTGAGATTGTGTGAGATAGGTTCAGCGGTGTCTAAGCTTCTTATCTGCTCCTTACCGTAGACTCATTTCACACCTGATGACCAGAGCTACGTTTATGTCTGACCAAGTGCGGGTATAAGCCACCGACTTTAATTCCAGACAGTTACGCCGAGTGGCACAACTTGGCACAGTTCCAACCACTCAGCAACGTACAGTGAAGAGGTGTATGCGTACAAATCTGCGTGCCAATTCTGCATACGGGTTTGACTTCGTTTACTGAATCTGCCCTCAGCGGCCCGCTGGGCCGGTCTACCGCATGGCTTCAGTTGCTCGCAAAAATCTGTTTGAGGATATTCCCCGGTTTCTCGTAGCCCAGGCCGGGATTATGTTTGCTGTTAGTCTGGTAACGATTCAGACAGGCATTTTGAACGGATTTAGCCGCTCGACCAGCACCTTAGTTGACGGCTCTAGCGCAGATATCTGGGTTGGGGCCCAGGAAATGGTGAATCTACAGCTTACGCTCCCAATTCCGGCGGGAATGGTGCAGCAGGCACAAGAGGTAGAAGGGGTCGCCTTGGCTGAGGCGATGATTACGCGAACCACAACGTGGCGGAGTCCCAGCGGCGACATTTCCACTGTGCAAATTATTGGGTTCGACCCGGCTAGCCATCTATTTAACTATGGCAACCTGTCAGAGGGTAGGGTAGAGGATTTGCAGCAGCCCTATACCGTGATCCCGGATCAAGCAAACCGAGCGTCGATCCACGTCAGCCAGGTGGGCGATCGCGCCAATATTGGCTCGTTGCCAACACGATTGGTTGGCTTTACACGAGGCACGCAATCGATTGCATCCAGCACCTACGTTTTTACTTCCCTCAAAAACGCAAATGCCTACCTGAATTCTGCCTATACGTCTACCACAAGCTGCCGTTTACAGGACGGTCAACTAATTTGTAGCAACCTGTTTGAGCGGACAATTAATCCCGATGCGGTGCCAGAACCCCGCGCCCTCTCTCCCACAGATGTCATTACCTACGTCTTAGTCAAAGCGGAACCCGGAACCGATCTAGAAGCGCTGAAGCGCCGATTAGAACAAGCCTTGCCCAATACCAAGGCTTATACCAAAGCAGAAATGTCTGATTTGACACAGAGGTATTGGGTGCAGCGCACGGGGATCGGCTTTGTATTAGGCTTAGGCGCTACTGTGGGTGTCATTGTGGGAATGGTAATTGTAGGACAAATTTTATACTCATCGGTCGCCGATCATATTCGAGAATTTGGCACGTTAAAAGCGATGGGCGCATCCGACTGGGTAATCTATCGCATCATCATTGAGCAAGCGCTATGGATGGCGATTCTGGGCTACATTCCCAGCGTGGCACTGTGTTTAGGGTTAGGAGCCTGGACTTTTGCAACGCAGGGCATCACGATTCTGATTACACCAGTGACCGCCATTGGCATTTTGGGCATTACGGTTGGAATGTGCGTCACTTCAGCATTGTTTGCAATTCAGAAAGTGACCCATGTTGACCCGGCCATTGTGTTCAAGGCTTAGAGGGTTGCGGTTTAGAAGGCTAGATGGGCTATTTAAGCCCAATCAAAACTTTATAAAAACGCAAATATTTTCGTGTCTAGGGTTACGGAGTGTGCGTAGAAAGGCTTATTACACTAGATAAAGATTAAGAACGGTTTATGGCAGGGGCGCTGATTTGCAACTCAAGTTGAAGTTTATCTGGGTTTAGACCTGCCCAAAGAGAGACAAATTCGGAATTTGGGGGTTTTGCATGTGAAGCATTGATTAGAAAAGGTTTGAGGTCTTCGTCTACAGAAAATAGGGGTTCCGTCAACTGGGTGAAGGCAACTTTTGGGCATTCAAACTATCGTGAAGTTATCGCGAGAAGTGAGAGACACGTCTCAAGGTATGCAACCTGTGAACTAGTTTTGCAGTCTAGATTTGCAGTCTAGTGAGATAGCTTCTTTAGGATTTCAAGTTTATTAGAACTGTAGGCTAGCTTTTGACAGTTTATTTTGACAGTTTATTTTGACATCTGGTGTTGCCTGGATTTTGAACACGCCCGAATACCCGGTGTCAGGGTTGGATTGAAGTAACTGAGTGCCTCACAGTTTCGTGGTTTATTCCTTAATCGATCTGTTGTTGTGGATCACGCTGCCGTTTACGTTCTAAGTTCATGACTGTATCGCATCTGAATCTAGCTTCATCCCTCGCAGTGCCTCTGCCGTCTCAGTATTTAGCAGAGCGAGAGCTGACACCTGTTGTGTCGGAGGCGATCGCCACTCGCGGCGTAGAAATGGTGTACGGAGAAGGAGCCGAGCAGTTTCAAGCACTCAGTAACATTAACCTGGAAATTCCCGCAGG contains:
- a CDS encoding single-stranded DNA-binding protein, whose amino-acid sequence is MASAGLNKWIVSGNLGADAQMKTVDLRNGEKAQVAEATLYVRSPRNRDESFTVSLSIWEKSAAWRKLPYLKKGSLIICTGNLEPNPYISSNGNVPKAGLSMTVLDIDLDIVRDGSDSDASESLSAV
- the gloB gene encoding hydroxyacylglutathione hydrolase, giving the protein MQIHRLPALSDNYIFVLYFPDTHQAAVVDPAEAEPVLNCLLSLDAQLVAILNTHHHRDHVGGNLALLQRFPDAVVYGGAEDRERIPGQQEFLKEGDRIVLGDRPANILFVPGHTRAHIAYYFPPASSEQPGDLFCGDTLFAGGCGRLFEGTPTQMVHSLSKLRALPDNTNIWCAHEYTLKNLQFALSVDPENQALELRYQETLRQRQLQQPTVPSLLAVEKQTNPFLRWDTPALQAAMNTSDPVQSFARLRGKKDMW
- a CDS encoding FtsX-like permease family protein; amino-acid sequence: MASVARKNLFEDIPRFLVAQAGIMFAVSLVTIQTGILNGFSRSTSTLVDGSSADIWVGAQEMVNLQLTLPIPAGMVQQAQEVEGVALAEAMITRTTTWRSPSGDISTVQIIGFDPASHLFNYGNLSEGRVEDLQQPYTVIPDQANRASIHVSQVGDRANIGSLPTRLVGFTRGTQSIASSTYVFTSLKNANAYLNSAYTSTTSCRLQDGQLICSNLFERTINPDAVPEPRALSPTDVITYVLVKAEPGTDLEALKRRLEQALPNTKAYTKAEMSDLTQRYWVQRTGIGFVLGLGATVGVIVGMVIVGQILYSSVADHIREFGTLKAMGASDWVIYRIIIEQALWMAILGYIPSVALCLGLGAWTFATQGITILITPVTAIGILGITVGMCVTSALFAIQKVTHVDPAIVFKA
- the cobA gene encoding uroporphyrinogen-III C-methyltransferase, with amino-acid sequence MAIAPHPVSQPDCTPTGFVSIVGAGPGLPDYLTLQGRSRLERAEAVVYDALVSPELLDLSPASCQRIHVGKRGGQPSLKQSEIDRLLVDLCQQGLQVVRLKSGDPFIFGRTASEIQALNAAGCRFEVVPGISSALAGPLLASIPLTDPVLSRSFAVVSAHEPDALNWPALAGIDTLVVLMGTQQLAVVVERLIANGRSPHTPIAIIRWAGHPQQQVWTSTLEAVVRQTAHEALSPAVITIGEVVALRPYLAPPSLAQNGVSSIPSSPATAPVSDSTLQIHSPADQPMPLPLSGKTVIVTRAAGQSSSFTQLLQAQGATVLEMPTLEIGPPSSWDALDGAIAHLPKFHWLILTSTNGVDAFFQRLFAQNQDSRSLNGIKIAVVGQKTAAQLQHYGIQPDFIPPDFVADALVEHFPEPLQGLNILFPRVETGGRDVLVQAFTHSGAAVVEVPAYESGCAKAIAAEVQHAFQNQNVDIITFASSKTVHCFKQLFTAFCQTLDTNPSLLSSSICLASIGPQTSQACQAAFGRVDIEAEEYTLEGLTQALVKWAKSS
- the coaE gene encoding dephospho-CoA kinase (Dephospho-CoA kinase (CoaE) performs the final step in coenzyme A biosynthesis.); protein product: MGKEFLNKQGDSMSDRSYSSTRSAPPRTIGLTGGVGMGKTTISNYLAAVQQLPVLDADVYAREAVEPGRSVLYEIVERYGPSILMPNGRLDRARLGEIIFNSPPERLWIEQRIHPYVRDRITAELQELARRREAIAVVVVPLLFEARMTDLVNEIWVVNCSREQQIERLMQRNVEGSGNGRLSLEQIHARIDSQMPISQKISHANVIIQNTSTLDDLFKQIDWALQHTSESSAS